A single window of Paenibacillus sp. SYP-B4298 DNA harbors:
- a CDS encoding right-handed parallel beta-helix repeat-containing protein produces MRTKRLEKLLVAVLTSALLLTMLSGAMGSGVAYAAQTTYYVDAQDGNDQWSGTTASRPWKSLDKVNATTFQAGDRILLKKNRTWFGQLHPKGSGASGNPITIGSYGIGNRPVINGGSLTSGAAVYLLNQQYWVIENLEVINNSGSDNAGTATTAGVARYGILVEANGAGTKLNDIRIQNNYVHEVNGCFNCAPLLDAHINGGITVRATGSNDSFNGVLIENNRVENVGRDGITFWQDRYFAWDQLVVDVARLSTGVVIRNNNIADTDGESILVFGANGALIERNVGKAAGSRFIPGGDMNASVSMFPTRSANTVMQYNEAYLTQFNDTDGQGFDIDLGHDNGLVQYNYSHHNEGGFLLLIDVESSAYPATVTNTTIRYNISENDGPVKGLITFALALPNNTHIYNNTFYNDHPTIRPIYCDDYCQTNPKKAGKVWSFKNNIVYTTGSAEYVLPSTTGQIDYNLYYGGHHASEPNDVHKLTSDPLFVQPGSGGIGLHTVSGYKLREGSPALGSGVVIANNGGKDYYGNPVSATAAPHRGFYNGAAISNAAATAILDAKAAIEALPSAQALQLTDAGAVEAARALVAAALTAGATADDVINLAKLTELEQRLSRLLDPLLAKIDAAIAAIDQLPAASELVYGDKTAVQAARALVDAAIADGASPSAIINTQHLADNEAQIALLEADYLVVAAAIQSAIDAIDALPPLPALALTDKSSVEAARALVDAAKSQGAPESSVLNIGTLNAAEARILELRIASRVTWTDTFNNLNLSYMKSSGWVLDSTNTSTYFEGDSFRLSRSNSSTQSMIYEATAGHHIAGFRVKSYYFINPGTVMVYGTATDPGLSSTVWTPIAYTSADPVVTSGQWRRTYLTNSAELPEGLRYIKFEITGSPSYSPQIGTLELSMEPTL; encoded by the coding sequence ATGCGTACAAAGAGACTCGAAAAACTGCTCGTCGCTGTCCTGACGAGCGCGCTCCTGCTTACGATGCTCAGTGGAGCGATGGGAAGCGGCGTTGCCTACGCCGCACAGACGACGTACTATGTGGACGCGCAGGACGGCAATGATCAGTGGAGCGGCACGACCGCAAGCCGTCCCTGGAAGTCGCTCGACAAGGTGAATGCGACGACGTTCCAGGCAGGCGATCGGATATTGCTGAAGAAAAATCGCACCTGGTTCGGTCAGCTCCATCCCAAGGGCTCAGGCGCGTCAGGCAATCCGATCACCATCGGCTCCTACGGAATCGGCAACCGGCCCGTCATCAATGGCGGCTCGCTCACGAGCGGCGCTGCGGTCTACTTGCTGAACCAGCAATACTGGGTCATCGAAAATCTGGAGGTCATCAATAACTCTGGAAGCGATAACGCCGGTACGGCTACGACAGCGGGCGTTGCCCGCTACGGCATCCTAGTCGAGGCCAATGGCGCGGGTACGAAGCTGAACGACATCCGCATCCAGAACAACTACGTTCATGAGGTGAATGGCTGCTTCAACTGTGCGCCGCTGCTCGATGCGCATATTAATGGCGGCATTACCGTAAGGGCGACGGGAAGTAACGATTCGTTCAACGGGGTGCTGATCGAGAACAACCGCGTCGAGAATGTCGGGCGGGATGGCATTACCTTTTGGCAGGATCGGTATTTTGCATGGGATCAACTGGTCGTGGATGTCGCCAGACTGAGCACCGGCGTGGTCATCCGCAACAACAACATCGCCGATACGGACGGCGAGTCGATCCTCGTCTTCGGCGCCAACGGCGCGCTGATCGAGCGCAATGTCGGCAAGGCTGCGGGCTCGCGCTTCATCCCCGGCGGCGACATGAATGCCTCGGTGTCGATGTTCCCTACCCGCTCTGCCAATACAGTGATGCAATATAATGAAGCGTATCTGACGCAATTCAACGACACCGACGGACAGGGCTTCGATATTGATCTCGGTCATGATAACGGTCTGGTGCAGTACAATTACAGCCATCATAACGAGGGCGGCTTCCTGCTCTTGATCGACGTGGAGAGCAGCGCTTATCCGGCGACCGTAACGAACACGACGATTCGTTACAATATCAGCGAAAATGACGGGCCGGTTAAAGGTCTGATCACCTTCGCGCTGGCGCTGCCGAACAATACGCATATTTACAATAACACGTTCTACAACGATCATCCGACGATTCGGCCGATCTATTGCGACGACTATTGTCAGACGAATCCGAAGAAAGCAGGCAAGGTATGGAGCTTCAAGAACAATATCGTCTACACGACGGGCTCTGCCGAGTATGTCTTGCCGAGTACGACAGGACAGATCGACTACAATCTGTACTATGGCGGCCATCATGCCAGCGAACCAAACGATGTTCACAAATTGACATCCGATCCACTCTTCGTCCAACCGGGCAGCGGCGGCATCGGGCTGCATACGGTCTCCGGCTACAAGCTGCGGGAAGGCTCGCCGGCGCTGGGCAGCGGCGTAGTTATCGCTAACAACGGGGGCAAGGATTACTATGGCAATCCGGTCTCCGCGACGGCTGCCCCGCATCGCGGCTTCTACAACGGTGCTGCGATCTCGAATGCAGCAGCGACTGCGATTCTGGATGCGAAGGCGGCGATCGAAGCGCTGCCATCCGCTCAGGCGTTGCAGCTTACCGATGCGGGTGCGGTTGAGGCGGCTAGAGCACTCGTAGCTGCGGCTCTGACCGCAGGCGCGACAGCGGACGATGTGATCAATCTGGCGAAGCTGACCGAGCTGGAGCAGCGGCTGAGCCGGCTGCTTGATCCGCTGCTGGCGAAGATCGATGCAGCCATCGCAGCCATCGACCAGTTGCCAGCGGCTAGCGAGCTGGTGTACGGGGACAAAACGGCGGTCCAAGCGGCTCGCGCGTTAGTCGATGCAGCCATCGCAGACGGCGCTTCTCCATCGGCGATTATCAATACACAGCATCTGGCAGACAACGAGGCGCAGATCGCGCTGCTGGAGGCGGACTATCTCGTCGTGGCCGCAGCGATCCAGTCGGCGATCGATGCAATCGACGCCCTGCCGCCACTGCCAGCGTTAGCTCTAACGGACAAGTCGTCCGTTGAGGCTGCACGCGCGCTGGTTGACGCAGCCAAGTCGCAGGGCGCACCTGAATCGAGTGTGCTCAATATCGGGACACTGAACGCGGCAGAGGCCCGCATCCTGGAGCTCAGGATCGCGAGCCGGGTCACCTGGACGGATACATTCAACAATCTGAACCTGTCCTATATGAAGTCATCCGGTTGGGTGCTGGATTCGACCAATACGTCGACGTATTTCGAAGGAGATAGCTTCCGGCTCAGCCGTTCGAACAGCAGTACACAGTCGATGATCTATGAGGCGACGGCTGGACACCATATCGCAGGCTTCCGGGTGAAGAGCTACTACTTTATTAATCCGGGAACGGTGATGGTCTATGGTACGGCTACTGATCCTGGACTGAGCTCTACTGTATGGACGCCAATTGCCTATACATCGGCTGATCCGGTCGTGACGAGCGGGCAGTGGCGGCGCACGTATCTGACGAACAGCGCCGAGCTGCCAGAGGGGCTGCGGTATATCAAGTTCGAGATTACGGGCTCGCCGAGCTACTCCCCTCAGATCGGCACCCTGGAGCTGTCCATGGAGCCCACGTTGTAG
- a CDS encoding RCC1 domain-containing protein → MGKKMHIRWLIVVLCWMLAGTLIYPLSTKAQSGSGPHVVSTIPLEQQSGIAVDSIMQIEFDEEVVAVDNVEPIVVLSSEGVVPSDKSIQGKTLTITPQHPLPYDQTIFVYIPNDSLQSVTGELLQQTYTFSYRTETHPVIELEPVSELSVMYASPTVQQEVDVDTPLYLQFNTLIQADEQYSGINLRMGEAEIPVQTVIQDDILWLIPDQPLQHDEYYEVMVPAGAIQSVTGALQNDMYTYTFETAPARLMMMRSAHAQKQVKLAVGFYSTAEVRSDGTVWTWGYNNKGQLGDGTTVNTKIPKQVLGPGGNNVASVAAGSEYMVALKTDGSVWTWGDNQYGLLGDGTMTTTSTSVQVKGAGGVGFMSDITAISASTSDRVVLKSNGTVWTWGYNYDGNLGDGTRIRRTTPVPVKGPGGQGILSNITAIDTKAGHMLALRSDGTVWAWGRNDYGQLGDGTTIDRHTPVQVKGLEGTGVLTDVIAVSAGNVSSYALKSDGSVWSWGANTFNMLGDGTAVHRSTPVQVKQQGMGFLFDIVAIEAGGMSAYALKSDGTLYSWGSNAMGELGDGTTTDRSNSVKVKNETNSDGVQAISFLAAGSSMVLALKADGTLLGWGFNYYGQLGDGTTTSRSLPVVLGNSSGGLPKQEVPIAAGRSHTAYIKPDGTVWSWGANDYGQLGDGTTIQRRSPVQVKGLVSIVAVTASNNHTLALKSDGTVWSWGLNDSGQLGDGTTTFTRHTPVQVKGMGGTGYLTDIVAIRTNNYHSVALKSDGTVWTWGKNNFGQLGNGTSSSYYAPVQVRGRFGIGELTNIVSIAAGTYHTVALKVDGTVWSWGYNAYGQLGDGTETNSQTPVQVKWGRHPLTSITALDAGDLFTVALDALGTVYSWGFGGFGRLGNGETSNQLTPVTVKRMGGEGILRNVKTLSTGVSHTAAIATDGTVWSWGDNTSGGLGDGTTTDRTTPVQVRGAGGVGIMSNVANIAVGLNYTTVVTSDNNVWSWGNNASGQFGNGTNVNSFYPTGVKWPKLNVYQYDASNRLIVFQFWVGDNEYRRIYTYDANGNLVSTVTSLLS, encoded by the coding sequence ATGGGTAAGAAGATGCATATTCGATGGCTTATTGTCGTACTGTGCTGGATGTTAGCAGGCACATTAATCTATCCGCTTTCTACCAAGGCACAATCGGGCAGCGGGCCTCATGTCGTTTCTACGATTCCGCTAGAGCAACAGAGCGGGATAGCGGTGGATTCAATTATGCAGATCGAATTTGATGAGGAGGTTGTAGCTGTTGATAATGTTGAACCTATAGTGGTTCTATCGTCAGAAGGAGTCGTGCCTTCGGACAAGTCCATTCAAGGCAAGACTTTAACGATCACACCGCAACACCCTTTGCCATATGACCAGACGATTTTTGTCTACATCCCTAATGATTCTTTACAGAGTGTGACCGGAGAGTTGCTGCAGCAAACATATACCTTCTCTTATCGGACAGAGACTCATCCTGTCATTGAACTGGAACCTGTATCAGAATTGAGTGTTATGTATGCGTCTCCAACTGTTCAACAGGAAGTAGACGTCGATACCCCGCTTTATCTTCAATTCAACACATTGATTCAAGCAGATGAGCAATATAGTGGCATTAACCTGAGGATGGGAGAGGCAGAGATCCCGGTGCAGACGGTTATCCAGGACGACATACTGTGGCTCATTCCGGATCAGCCTCTGCAGCATGATGAGTATTACGAAGTAATGGTTCCTGCGGGAGCGATTCAGTCAGTGACGGGCGCTCTCCAGAATGATATGTATACGTATACATTCGAAACTGCACCAGCTCGGCTAATGATGATGAGATCGGCCCATGCGCAAAAGCAAGTTAAACTTGCTGTAGGTTTCTATTCAACGGCTGAGGTAAGGTCCGATGGTACAGTATGGACGTGGGGATACAATAATAAGGGGCAACTGGGTGACGGGACAACCGTGAACACCAAAATACCGAAACAGGTGCTTGGCCCCGGTGGGAATAATGTAGCTTCCGTAGCAGCGGGATCGGAGTATATGGTTGCTCTAAAGACGGATGGAAGTGTGTGGACTTGGGGAGACAATCAATATGGTCTTCTTGGCGATGGTACGATGACAACCACCTCCACATCTGTTCAAGTGAAGGGTGCTGGGGGAGTTGGCTTCATGAGTGACATCACAGCAATCTCTGCAAGCACATCAGACCGAGTCGTCCTAAAATCAAATGGGACGGTATGGACGTGGGGATATAACTATGATGGAAATCTGGGTGACGGAACAAGGATAAGACGGACGACACCAGTTCCTGTCAAGGGTCCCGGAGGGCAGGGGATTCTATCCAACATTACTGCAATAGACACTAAAGCGGGACATATGTTGGCGCTTCGCTCAGATGGTACAGTCTGGGCTTGGGGGAGGAACGATTATGGGCAATTAGGCGATGGGACAACAATCGACCGCCATACCCCTGTACAAGTGAAAGGGCTTGAAGGCACGGGCGTATTAACCGATGTCATTGCAGTATCGGCGGGTAACGTGAGTAGCTATGCTTTGAAATCAGATGGTTCCGTGTGGAGTTGGGGAGCAAACACATTCAATATGCTAGGAGATGGCACTGCGGTGCATCGTTCAACCCCGGTACAGGTGAAACAGCAAGGGATGGGCTTCCTGTTTGATATTGTAGCGATTGAGGCTGGTGGGATGAGTGCATATGCCTTGAAATCCGATGGTACGCTTTATAGTTGGGGAAGCAATGCGATGGGAGAGTTAGGCGATGGTACGACAACAGACAGATCGAATTCAGTTAAAGTGAAAAACGAAACGAATTCCGACGGCGTGCAAGCGATTTCTTTTCTTGCTGCTGGAAGCTCCATGGTCTTGGCTTTAAAAGCAGATGGAACATTGTTGGGTTGGGGGTTTAATTATTATGGACAACTTGGCGATGGAACAACGACATCAAGAAGTTTACCGGTCGTTTTGGGGAACTCCTCCGGAGGCTTACCAAAACAGGAAGTTCCGATTGCTGCGGGGCGTTCACATACCGCATATATTAAACCCGATGGCACTGTCTGGAGTTGGGGAGCCAACGATTATGGTCAATTAGGCGATGGAACGACGATACAACGGCGCTCTCCAGTGCAAGTGAAGGGTCTGGTTAGTATAGTTGCCGTTACTGCAAGCAACAATCATACACTCGCATTAAAATCCGACGGCACCGTCTGGAGTTGGGGTTTGAATGACTCCGGTCAATTAGGCGATGGAACGACGACCTTTACTCGCCATACACCTGTACAGGTGAAGGGAATGGGTGGTACAGGTTATTTAACTGATATCGTAGCAATTCGTACAAATAATTATCATTCTGTGGCCTTGAAATCCGACGGTACGGTATGGACATGGGGCAAAAATAACTTCGGTCAGTTGGGAAATGGAACGAGCAGCTCATACTATGCACCAGTACAGGTCAGAGGCCGCTTTGGTATTGGAGAATTGACGAATATCGTATCCATTGCCGCTGGGACATATCATACCGTGGCACTAAAAGTGGATGGTACCGTGTGGAGTTGGGGCTACAATGCTTATGGTCAATTAGGCGATGGCACGGAAACTAATAGCCAGACACCAGTTCAGGTCAAGTGGGGCAGGCATCCCTTGACTTCAATCACGGCATTGGATGCTGGTGATCTTTTTACTGTTGCTCTTGATGCTCTAGGGACTGTCTATAGTTGGGGCTTCGGTGGGTTCGGCCGCCTGGGCAACGGAGAAACAAGCAACCAATTGACACCTGTGACCGTGAAGAGAATGGGAGGGGAAGGTATATTGCGTAACGTGAAAACGTTGAGCACAGGCGTTTCGCATACGGCGGCAATCGCAACAGATGGTACTGTCTGGAGCTGGGGAGACAACACGAGCGGCGGCCTGGGGGATGGAACGACGACGGACAGAACAACTCCGGTACAAGTCAGAGGAGCCGGTGGAGTTGGTATCATGTCGAATGTTGCGAATATTGCCGTTGGACTCAATTATACAACCGTAGTAACAAGCGATAACAATGTATGGAGTTGGGGAAATAACGCTAGCGGTCAGTTTGGTAACGGAACAAATGTAAATTCCTTCTATCCAACAGGCGTGAAGTGGCCCAAGCTTAATGTGTATCAATACGATGCCTCCAATCGCTTGATTGTCTTCCAGTTCTGGGTTGGAGATAACGAATACCGTCGGATATATACCTACGATGCTAACGGGAACCTGGTTTCGACGGTGACGAGTTTGCTGTCTTAG
- a CDS encoding RHS repeat-associated core domain-containing protein, with translation MKKYLSILLILALFISLLPSAAAEPSNQDIQGYYEDTIALESEELHEQEDTSSYEAFSPESIIPDTGAKEPFIPEVLPQLVTEPTDDGEEKISLQMMMARMNNELPDPSIIKAVGNLNVKTPQAPYSITQQQESISTLNGHLSVEATDLSLPGRNGLSFDLKRIYDVSDAVFFEQSYEMTKYCVCRVEYSGVEYKEIENTNTNETSKTYITSGRFYFDRNHFEFMNNEFDAVGLMRYINNKVGQGTAFATSWSSTDANGFRSRTIGEVSPYPNVTLTDLYGYEKIIGWRNKAKDKTTEEKLFPIGKGWKWKIPYVKYAEGGAYLNLFDQGSYQISGNKLKGYPFQDLSIANDYSVTINGKKSYLVLKSIRGINHYFANDGRLIQIADQYNNTIKFYYSTHPTYGTVLTRIEDAVNNTIEIAYNEYDVELKQGDKTVKYYKYNHQTFNTLPEFEMLNTDILYRVSDAAGRQTNYNYFFDDSNFNLIQNGTYKSNPIALLTSIQHPTGSSTNYTYAPVTRKVGDYASQHDFRITSRKDVSGGKTYRLQNYTYTNPQGAATDYASTYGQNIANFYVNVDDGLTRTVYDHRKKVPNANESPEFYTNRVTQTTGDEQRLITFQYDEARKITSPIQTTTQYKKGTSTAASVQTSRTFDNYGNILTETDPTGNTTTYTYHPTTRLLSSVLNRVNDTDSRFTEFTRNSQGSVTKVTIRKNDAIGELMAQASYENIDAYGNVRRTVIKDNGRDIVYEAEYGTPFLSAYPTKQTVQTKNANGVTQSIVNIMDYYPRTGMIKSYTNGNGRTTQFQYDKLDRLTRVTNPDASTASVVYTDSTNQAVITDESGIVTRMRWDRFGNLIEEAIREGSTYRILRSLGYDTYGRVDWERDNANRMTDYDYDSWSRIVKTTYPDNSYATVQYDDINRQVMTVDPEGNRTRTTSDVLGRTILSQIWRGGQYQQLESMTYDREGNILTHANATNATTTYTYDVLGRTQSVKDALQKEYSYTYALAGPMTAIIYPDGNKIRKQYDELGRLIKQTNELGQIDKYFYDANGNVIEHIDRKGQSFTYSYNNRDFLLERKAPGETVTFTYDPSGRRKTMSDSIGVTSYEYKAATGELLRVVLPDSRDIRYNYNTLGQRTTMTDPFGYVTYYTYDNRNRLTAVGASTSNPDASYTYYKNNLLREIRLNNGNTSSFVYDGIRLTGLTHKKSNGTLLHSFQYAYDGNGNITSQSGNQAGTAFQYQYTYDSLNRITGSSQFNEAYTYDIRDNRATLESDQSLEPFISTDPQYAYDSQNRLIKAVVDGKEVAYRYNGDGLLYERTEGNQKTRYYYDGDQVIAEGTVAGAGNAAAFKMRYVRGKGLAAQQSASGKAYYLHNGHGDVIELRDGTGNTALNRYTYDIWGKPVIEQETVPNSFRYAGELWDGATQLQYLRARWYDPSVGRFISKDTYEGDIKNPLTLNLYAYVHNNPLRYADPSGHKVWLIHGTWSDNTTWKEDFTKYIGDLYNEEVQAIEWEGKNSKESRENGSKKVVDAIKKWYNLYPDDPVRLIGHSHGGNVSILVANALYELGISVETLVTIATPVREDYQLSVNVRQHLNVYNNYDSVQINGNNYSKGFKAGNTFESAINIEVILEEEYRGKIVYGIANHSRMHSNIDVWKKWIQPFITQSYLMI, from the coding sequence TTGAAGAAGTATCTATCCATTCTACTGATTCTGGCCTTATTCATAAGCTTGCTGCCCTCTGCTGCAGCCGAACCGAGCAATCAGGATATTCAGGGATACTATGAAGATACCATAGCGTTGGAAAGTGAAGAGCTACATGAACAGGAAGATACGAGTTCATATGAAGCTTTTTCTCCTGAAAGCATCATCCCTGATACAGGGGCAAAGGAACCGTTCATTCCGGAAGTATTGCCTCAGCTCGTGACAGAGCCAACCGATGATGGCGAGGAAAAGATAAGTCTACAAATGATGATGGCACGAATGAACAATGAACTCCCGGATCCAAGCATCATCAAGGCGGTTGGCAATTTAAATGTAAAGACACCACAAGCGCCCTATTCCATCACTCAACAGCAAGAAAGTATCTCCACGTTAAACGGTCATTTGTCGGTCGAGGCAACGGACCTATCCTTGCCAGGGAGGAACGGTCTGTCCTTTGACCTCAAGAGAATCTACGATGTCTCTGACGCTGTCTTTTTTGAGCAAAGCTACGAAATGACTAAATACTGTGTGTGCAGGGTTGAGTATTCTGGTGTTGAATATAAAGAAATAGAGAACACGAATACGAATGAAACTTCTAAAACCTACATTACTAGTGGCAGATTTTATTTTGATCGTAATCACTTTGAATTTATGAATAATGAATTCGATGCAGTTGGATTGATGAGATATATTAATAATAAGGTTGGTCAAGGTACAGCCTTCGCAACAAGTTGGTCATCCACCGATGCCAATGGCTTTCGTTCAAGAACAATTGGGGAAGTCAGCCCTTATCCAAATGTAACACTCACAGACTTATATGGGTATGAAAAAATAATAGGCTGGCGAAATAAAGCCAAAGATAAAACTACAGAAGAGAAATTGTTCCCGATCGGTAAGGGGTGGAAGTGGAAGATTCCATATGTAAAGTATGCTGAGGGTGGAGCATATCTTAATCTTTTTGATCAAGGAAGCTATCAAATTTCCGGTAATAAGCTGAAAGGTTATCCATTCCAGGACTTATCTATCGCTAATGATTATTCCGTCACGATTAATGGAAAAAAATCGTATCTTGTATTGAAATCAATCAGAGGCATTAACCATTATTTCGCAAATGATGGACGGTTGATTCAAATTGCAGATCAATATAATAACACAATTAAATTTTATTATAGCACTCATCCTACTTATGGTACTGTCCTCACTCGAATAGAAGATGCCGTTAATAATACCATAGAAATTGCCTACAATGAATACGATGTAGAATTAAAGCAAGGGGATAAAACGGTAAAATATTATAAATATAATCATCAAACGTTTAATACGCTCCCCGAGTTTGAAATGCTGAATACCGATATATTATATCGTGTATCAGATGCTGCAGGACGACAGACAAATTACAATTATTTTTTTGATGATAGTAACTTTAATCTTATTCAGAATGGGACTTATAAAAGCAATCCGATTGCCCTGCTGACGAGCATACAACATCCAACAGGTTCGTCGACCAATTATACGTATGCGCCTGTCACCCGAAAGGTAGGCGATTACGCTTCACAGCATGATTTCCGTATCACTTCACGAAAAGATGTGTCTGGTGGAAAGACCTATCGCTTGCAGAATTATACCTATACCAATCCACAAGGAGCAGCGACTGATTATGCGAGCACCTATGGTCAGAATATAGCTAACTTCTATGTCAACGTTGATGACGGCTTGACTCGCACAGTATATGACCATCGAAAAAAGGTGCCCAATGCGAATGAATCGCCGGAGTTTTATACGAATCGTGTGACACAGACAACGGGTGATGAGCAGCGATTGATCACGTTTCAATATGATGAAGCACGCAAGATTACATCACCGATTCAGACGACAACCCAGTATAAGAAAGGAACAAGTACAGCGGCGTCGGTTCAAACCTCGCGAACATTCGATAATTATGGAAATATACTAACAGAGACAGATCCAACCGGCAATACAACAACCTATACGTACCATCCGACGACACGACTGCTCTCCAGTGTATTGAACCGAGTTAATGACACGGACAGTCGATTTACGGAATTTACCCGTAATTCGCAAGGGAGCGTCACCAAGGTTACGATAAGAAAAAATGATGCTATTGGGGAACTGATGGCTCAGGCTTCCTATGAGAATATCGATGCTTATGGAAATGTGAGACGCACTGTAATTAAGGATAACGGGCGAGATATTGTATATGAAGCGGAATATGGAACTCCATTCCTTAGCGCATATCCAACGAAACAGACGGTTCAAACCAAAAATGCTAATGGCGTGACGCAATCGATCGTGAACATAATGGATTACTATCCACGCACCGGGATGATTAAATCGTATACAAACGGGAATGGCCGCACCACGCAATTTCAATATGATAAGCTGGATCGGCTAACCCGCGTCACCAACCCGGATGCTTCAACAGCGTCGGTTGTCTATACAGATTCGACGAATCAGGCGGTAATTACGGATGAGAGCGGTATTGTTACTCGAATGAGGTGGGACCGGTTCGGGAATCTGATCGAGGAGGCTATTCGAGAAGGCTCAACCTATCGCATCTTACGTTCCCTTGGTTACGACACGTATGGACGAGTGGATTGGGAGCGGGATAACGCCAATCGAATGACCGACTATGATTATGATTCATGGAGCCGTATCGTTAAAACGACATATCCGGACAACTCGTATGCAACCGTCCAGTATGATGATATTAATCGGCAAGTGATGACTGTTGATCCGGAAGGAAATCGGACGCGCACTACGAGCGATGTGCTTGGAAGGACGATTCTGAGCCAGATATGGCGCGGCGGGCAATATCAACAATTGGAGTCCATGACGTATGACCGTGAAGGCAATATCCTTACGCACGCGAATGCGACGAATGCGACGACGACCTACACATATGATGTATTGGGCCGAACCCAATCAGTGAAGGATGCATTGCAAAAGGAGTACAGCTATACGTATGCGCTGGCAGGACCAATGACAGCGATCATCTACCCGGACGGCAATAAGATTCGGAAGCAATATGATGAACTGGGACGGTTGATCAAGCAAACGAATGAACTTGGTCAAATCGATAAATACTTCTATGATGCCAACGGGAACGTTATTGAACATATCGACCGGAAAGGCCAGTCGTTTACGTATAGTTATAATAATCGGGATTTCTTACTCGAAAGGAAAGCACCTGGCGAGACGGTGACCTTCACCTACGATCCCTCCGGGCGTCGGAAGACGATGAGTGACAGCATAGGCGTTACTTCCTATGAATACAAAGCTGCGACCGGAGAATTGCTGCGTGTGGTACTTCCCGACAGCAGGGATATACGTTATAACTATAATACACTAGGACAAAGAACTACTATGACCGATCCGTTCGGCTATGTAACTTACTACACGTATGATAATCGGAATCGGTTGACCGCAGTGGGGGCTTCAACCAGCAATCCCGACGCCTCGTATACGTACTATAAGAACAATCTGCTCCGGGAGATTCGACTGAATAATGGCAACACGTCTTCCTTTGTATACGATGGCATACGATTAACGGGGTTGACTCATAAGAAATCCAACGGTACGCTGCTCCATTCGTTTCAGTACGCCTATGACGGGAACGGCAACATCACGTCCCAGTCTGGCAATCAGGCAGGAACTGCGTTCCAGTATCAATATACCTACGATTCCTTGAATCGAATTACAGGTTCCAGCCAATTCAATGAGGCCTACACATACGATATACGTGACAACAGGGCGACGCTGGAAAGCGATCAATCGCTGGAGCCATTCATCTCCACTGATCCGCAGTACGCGTATGATTCGCAGAATCGTCTCATAAAAGCGGTCGTGGATGGGAAAGAAGTGGCGTATCGGTACAATGGGGACGGACTGCTGTACGAGCGAACCGAAGGTAACCAGAAAACTCGTTATTATTATGACGGGGATCAGGTCATTGCAGAAGGAACGGTAGCTGGCGCAGGGAATGCGGCGGCGTTCAAGATGCGATATGTAAGGGGCAAAGGGTTGGCCGCGCAGCAGAGTGCGAGTGGAAAAGCCTACTATCTGCACAATGGGCATGGAGATGTCATCGAATTACGAGATGGAACAGGCAACACAGCTTTAAACCGTTATACGTATGATATATGGGGCAAGCCGGTGATCGAACAGGAGACGGTGCCCAACTCGTTCCGCTATGCCGGAGAACTGTGGGATGGGGCAACCCAATTGCAATATTTGCGAGCGCGCTGGTATGATCCAAGTGTAGGGCGGTTTATTAGTAAGGATACGTATGAAGGGGATATTAAGAATCCGCTGACGTTGAATTTGTATGCGTATGTGCATAATAATCCATTAAGGTATGCTGATCCGAGTGGACATAAGGTTTGGTTAATTCATGGGACATGGTCAGACAATACAACATGGAAAGAAGATTTTACTAAATACATTGGAGATTTATATAATGAGGAAGTTCAAGCGATTGAGTGGGAAGGGAAAAACAGTAAAGAATCTCGAGAAAACGGTTCAAAAAAAGTAGTAGATGCAATTAAAAAGTGGTACAATTTATATCCTGATGATCCCGTTCGACTGATTGGGCATAGTCATGGTGGTAACGTATCCATATTAGTAGCTAACGCTCTGTATGAACTTGGCATTAGTGTAGAAACATTAGTTACTATTGCAACTCCAGTCAGAGAAGATTATCAATTAAGCGTTAATGTTAGACAGCACTTAAATGTCTATAATAATTATGATTCTGTACAAATAAACGGGAATAATTATTCAAAAGGTTTCAAAGCAGGTAATACTTTCGAAAGTGCCATCAATATCGAGGTAATATTAGAAGAAGAGTATCGCGGCAAGATAGTATATGGTATTGCAAATCATTCACGAATGCACAGTAATATAGATGTTTGGAAAAAGTGGATTCAACCGTTCATCACACAATCATATTTAATGATTTAG